A section of the Choristoneura fumiferana chromosome 5, NRCan_CFum_1, whole genome shotgun sequence genome encodes:
- the LOC141428351 gene encoding acyl-CoA-binding protein homolog (The sequence of the model RefSeq protein was modified relative to this genomic sequence to represent the inferred CDS: added 15 bases not found in genome assembly), with amino-acid sequence MSLQEQFDQAAANVKKLKALPSDSDLLELYALFKQATVGDSDPANKPGMLDLKGKAKFEAWTKKKGTSKEDAQKAYIAKVESLIASIGLQ; translated from the exons CAATTCGACCAGGCCGCCGCTAACGTCAAGAAGCTGAAGGCCCTGCCTAGCGACAGCGACCTTCTCGAGCTGTACGCCCTGTTCAAACAGGCTACCGTTGGAGACTCTGACCCTGCCA ATAAGCCTGGTATGCTGGACCTGAAGGGTAAGGCTAAGTTCGAGGCCTGGACCAAGAAGAAGGGCACCTCAAAGGAGGACGCGCAGAAGGCTTACATCGCGAAAGTCGAGAGCCTCATCGCTTCCATCGGTCTTCAATAA
- the LOC141428349 gene encoding superoxide dismutase [Cu-Zn]-like gives MNLRLHVFFGQFLWLIAVLNGKTFQGIPGYGRNLVIKTLPAIEDYQSNVYEVYMEPYLYDLRRPAYALSGDRTQKQIDLAGAPRSLPGLQAIVNLQADEESGVGGELVFTQIVPNGPVTIEGNITGLAAGLHGVHVHQSGAIKDNCKEIGPHFIAYYGRHGGPRDHIRHVGDLGNIKAEEGTVNVKIVDHLISLAGPRSIVGRSVAITKGEDDYGRAGTEDSALTGTSGPAIACGIIGYVN, from the exons atgAATCTGCGGCTTCACGTGTTTTTCGGCCAGTTCTTGTGGCTGATTGCGGTATTGAATGGCAAAACGTTTCAAGGGATCCCAGGGTATGGAAGAAACTTAGTTATTAAGACGCTGCCAGCTATCGAAGATTACCAAAGCAATGTTTATGAAGTTTACATGGAACCTTATCTGtat GATCTCCGCAGGCCAGCCTACGCTTTATCAGGAGACCGAACCCAAAAACAAATAGATTTGGCCGGT GCACCGCGATCTCTGCCAGGTCTTCAAGCAATCGTGAATCTTCAAGCTGACGAGGAGTCTGGAGTTGGGGGAGAACTAGTCTTCACGCAGATTGTGCCTAATGGTCCAGTAACTATTGAAGGCAATATAACTGGACTAGCAGCTGGCTTGCATGGAGTACACGTGCACCAATCAGGGGCGATCAAGGACAATTGCAAAGAAATAGGACCACATTTTATTGCATATTAC GGCCGTCACGGCGGACCTCGCGATCACATCCGCCACGTTGGAGACCTTGGCAACATCAAAGCGGAAGAAGGAACTGTTAACGTCAAAATCGTGGACCATCTCATCTCCCTAGCTGGCCCCAGGTCTATAGTCGGAAGGTCGGTCGCCATCACTAAAGGGGAGGATGACTATGGAAGGGCGGGGACTGAGGATAGTGCCCTGACTGGCACGTCGGGGCCGGCTATAGCTTGCGGTATAATTGGTTACGTGAACTAG